From a single Lentisphaera profundi genomic region:
- a CDS encoding OmpA family protein has protein sequence MKLFKYLTFSTLLALLASCANDDNTYTRNNTREPVATIPGGSGPLYGEGDDTNGGLPEIEEGVFVGEETIGAVINGNIHGTPVAHDIEPVYFAFDSAAVRSAEDEKIQAIAEFLTENETFTLVIGGHCDERGSDEYNRSLSEKRALSVKESLFSISPDLEIRIETVAYGEEKPAVIGADSQSYAKNRRAEFEVYEAN, from the coding sequence ATGAAACTTTTCAAGTACCTCACTTTCTCCACTCTTCTTGCTCTACTCGCCAGCTGTGCAAACGACGATAATACCTACACTCGTAACAATACTCGTGAACCAGTAGCTACAATCCCAGGCGGATCAGGCCCTTTATATGGCGAAGGCGATGATACGAATGGTGGATTACCTGAAATAGAGGAAGGTGTATTTGTTGGAGAGGAAACAATTGGTGCTGTAATCAATGGCAATATTCACGGAACTCCAGTAGCTCACGATATTGAACCTGTATACTTTGCTTTTGACAGTGCGGCAGTGCGCAGTGCTGAAGATGAAAAAATCCAAGCCATTGCAGAATTTTTAACTGAGAACGAAACTTTCACTTTAGTTATTGGTGGTCACTGTGACGAACGTGGTAGTGATGAATACAATCGTTCACTCTCCGAAAAACGTGCACTCTCAGTTAAAGAATCATTATTTAGTATCTCACCTGATTTAGAAATTCGCATTGAAACTGTCGCTTATGGCGAAGAAAAACCTGCCGTCATTGGTGCAGACAGTCAGTCCTATGCAAAAAACCGTCGTGCTGAATTCGAAGTTTACGAAGCGAACTAA
- a CDS encoding OmpA family protein: MNFKTLHLCAFVAVITLMTACQSTNGDGTSANASAITANNTAEDPASKVFKPEDHSPELNPLKDISDGQFNKGANNPFEIEGEQIHHDFSPVYFAFNSTAIDKSNLRPLKILAKYIADNKNFHLIIHGHTDEKGSEQYNRILSEKRALAVREVLLSYYDITTKIHTIGMGEEQLATPGDSIKDHANNRRAQFEIIAVSK, from the coding sequence GTGAACTTTAAAACTTTACATCTCTGCGCTTTCGTGGCGGTCATAACTTTAATGACTGCCTGCCAATCCACAAATGGAGACGGCACTTCAGCTAATGCGTCTGCGATCACCGCAAATAACACCGCAGAAGACCCCGCAAGTAAAGTTTTTAAACCAGAGGATCATTCCCCTGAACTCAACCCATTAAAAGACATAAGCGACGGCCAATTCAACAAGGGCGCGAATAATCCCTTTGAAATCGAAGGTGAGCAAATCCACCACGATTTCTCTCCTGTTTATTTTGCTTTCAACTCCACCGCCATCGATAAAAGTAATTTGCGCCCTCTGAAAATTTTAGCCAAGTACATCGCTGACAACAAAAACTTTCATCTGATCATTCACGGACATACCGATGAAAAAGGCTCCGAACAGTACAATAGAATTTTAAGTGAAAAGCGCGCACTCGCCGTAAGAGAAGTCCTTTTATCATATTACGATATCACGACTAAAATCCATACCATTGGCATGGGAGAAGAACAACTCGCTACTCCTGGTGATTCGATCAAGGATCATGCCAATAATAGAAGAGCGCAATTCGAAATTATTGCCGTCTCAAAATAA
- the miaB gene encoding tRNA (N6-isopentenyl adenosine(37)-C2)-methylthiotransferase MiaB — protein MSKEKVLIKTYGCQMNDRDSEAVEMDLIKSGYEITSEEKEADVIILNTCSVRDQAERKALGKVGSLKKLLRKQPNLQIGVIGCMAQSRADDIVDKHANVSFVAGTDQLHKIPSLIAASKKSETALIETGLSRDIMERLDNHPEGQTNASIAIMRGCNEYCTYCIVPFTRGQEKSRSIGSVIAEVKALAEKGVREVMYLGQNITAYGLIEARRDRTFDKEISPFAELLRETAKIEGIKRIRFTSPHARYFNDDLINTIAAEPKICRAIHFPLQSGSDRLLKVMRRRHTAAEFLSWINKMKARIEGITFSTDLIVGFPGETDEDFQATRDLCNEVDFDQQFIFRYSTRKNTPAAQMPNQLGEEIKIERNQILLQDLQERLIAKNEARVGTVEEIMVEGVSKRNDEKWAGRTTNYKIVIFDPQENIKVGDMINIKIERATQHSLYGSYLKHQD, from the coding sequence ATGTCAAAAGAAAAAGTTCTTATTAAAACTTACGGTTGTCAAATGAATGACCGTGATTCCGAAGCCGTAGAAATGGACCTCATCAAAAGTGGCTATGAGATTACCTCTGAAGAAAAAGAAGCGGATGTCATCATTTTAAATACTTGCTCGGTTCGCGATCAAGCAGAAAGAAAAGCTCTCGGTAAAGTAGGTAGTTTAAAAAAATTACTCCGCAAGCAACCCAACTTACAGATTGGCGTCATCGGCTGCATGGCTCAAAGTCGTGCCGATGACATCGTAGATAAACATGCCAATGTGAGCTTTGTCGCAGGCACTGACCAACTCCATAAAATCCCCAGCTTAATCGCCGCATCAAAAAAATCTGAAACTGCACTGATCGAAACGGGCCTCTCTAGAGATATCATGGAGCGCTTAGACAATCACCCCGAAGGGCAAACTAATGCGTCCATCGCCATCATGCGTGGCTGTAATGAGTATTGTACTTATTGCATTGTCCCTTTTACTCGAGGACAAGAAAAGAGTCGCTCCATCGGCTCTGTCATTGCCGAAGTCAAAGCACTCGCCGAAAAAGGTGTTCGCGAAGTCATGTACCTCGGCCAAAACATCACTGCCTATGGCCTCATTGAAGCTCGCCGTGATCGCACTTTTGACAAAGAAATCTCCCCTTTCGCAGAATTACTTCGCGAAACGGCAAAAATTGAGGGCATTAAGCGGATTCGCTTTACATCTCCTCATGCTCGTTATTTCAACGATGACTTAATTAACACTATTGCCGCAGAGCCAAAAATCTGTCGTGCTATTCACTTTCCTCTTCAATCTGGCTCCGATCGTTTACTCAAGGTTATGCGTCGTCGTCACACGGCCGCAGAATTTCTCTCTTGGATCAACAAAATGAAAGCACGCATTGAAGGCATCACCTTTTCTACTGATTTAATTGTCGGTTTCCCAGGTGAAACTGATGAAGATTTTCAGGCTACCCGTGATCTCTGTAATGAAGTAGATTTTGACCAACAGTTTATTTTCCGCTATTCAACCAGAAAAAATACTCCTGCTGCTCAGATGCCTAATCAATTAGGCGAGGAAATTAAGATTGAACGTAATCAGATCCTTTTACAAGACTTACAAGAACGTCTCATTGCAAAAAATGAAGCTCGTGTCGGCACTGTTGAAGAAATCATGGTCGAAGGTGTGAGCAAGCGAAATGATGAGAAATGGGCCGGACGAACCACCAATTATAAGATTGTTATTTTTGATCCTCAAGAAAACATCAAAGTCGGTGATATGATCAATATTAAAATCGAACGAGCCACACAGCATTCTTTATATGGGTCATACCTCAAGCACCAAGACTAA
- a CDS encoding prepilin-type N-terminal cleavage/methylation domain-containing protein, protein MNKKFTLIELLVVIAIIGILASLLLPALAKARAKGRQTVCLNQQKQVGLAFFTSAEDKNGYIYASNTSSLPTIKTWSKNLLDEGYGNLELYRCLEMEGEMSDNGWNSYGGRYENNDPYLMNMADYSSVDWLVADAYFASDDDSVFRMHPSQTNLYSQPYLIHEDKANVLFFDGHVESLSGVTLKAIHGFSYIFSQSKISY, encoded by the coding sequence ATGAATAAAAAATTTACACTTATAGAATTGTTGGTCGTAATTGCCATTATCGGCATCCTAGCCAGTTTACTTCTACCTGCGCTGGCTAAGGCTCGCGCTAAAGGGCGTCAGACAGTTTGCCTGAATCAACAGAAGCAGGTGGGCTTAGCGTTTTTTACTTCAGCAGAAGATAAAAATGGGTATATCTATGCCAGTAATACATCTTCATTACCTACAATAAAAACTTGGTCCAAGAATCTTTTAGATGAAGGCTACGGAAACTTAGAGCTTTACCGTTGCCTTGAAATGGAAGGCGAGATGAGTGACAATGGCTGGAATAGCTATGGAGGACGTTATGAAAATAACGATCCCTATTTAATGAATATGGCAGATTATAGCTCTGTAGATTGGTTAGTAGCAGATGCGTATTTCGCAAGCGATGATGATTCTGTTTTTCGTATGCACCCAAGTCAAACAAATCTTTATAGTCAGCCTTATTTAATTCATGAGGATAAGGCTAACGTCTTATTCTTTGATGGCCATGTAGAGAGCCTATCGGGAGTGACGCTAAAAGCTATACATGGCTTTTCGTACATTTTTTCCCAATCAAAAATTTCTTATTAG
- a CDS encoding prepilin-type N-terminal cleavage/methylation domain-containing protein, with amino-acid sequence MKKRFSLIELLVVIAIIGILASLLLPTLGKARDKSRQSVCVNNQKQVGGAFYSSAIDEDGQIYVSSSSSLPTRSTYAYFLVNNDYVSAEVFRCPKNEAELSDNGWNAYGARYLHSAPYLMKLTDYDSSDGLLADSYKASSNDAMFRMTTGTSTGYAWPQLIHGDKANVLFFDGHVSGVSGVYLKAGMNFSSLFSESGDEI; translated from the coding sequence ATGAAAAAGAGATTTAGCTTAATAGAGTTACTAGTTGTGATCGCGATTATTGGGATTTTGGCAAGTTTACTTCTGCCTACATTGGGGAAGGCGAGGGATAAAAGCCGTCAGAGTGTCTGTGTAAATAACCAGAAGCAGGTGGGTGGGGCTTTTTATAGTTCAGCCATTGATGAAGATGGCCAGATATATGTATCGAGTTCATCGTCACTACCGACTCGTAGTACTTATGCCTACTTTTTAGTTAATAATGATTATGTATCAGCTGAAGTTTTTCGTTGTCCAAAAAATGAAGCGGAACTTTCTGATAATGGTTGGAATGCCTATGGCGCACGTTATTTACATAGCGCACCCTATTTAATGAAATTGACGGATTATGATTCTTCGGATGGGCTTCTGGCTGATTCATATAAAGCGAGTTCTAATGATGCCATGTTCCGGATGACAACTGGGACGAGTACGGGCTATGCTTGGCCACAACTTATTCACGGAGATAAGGCGAATGTACTTTTTTTTGATGGACACGTGTCAGGAGTGTCAGGAGTTTATCTGAAGGCAGGAATGAATTTTAGTTCGCTATTTAGTGAATCGGGTGATGAGATTTGA
- a CDS encoding chondroitinase family polysaccharide lyase: protein MKNIYLSICVILLFASCRTETQAPSKSQRTEDVGYETDVDSKIYQAWKKKADKRSVFSFESDDDFYYFTAENSSISASKRKIQFGERSFQWDWKKNAQLEVNGIRALNKEESKVVGQGSAQSPTFIMSLYNEKAIDEKMNFTFFGPEGEQADFDLNLNFVGWRTLWIPFYDMRGGPSKKRQEFEIDTCIIKAPQGSDGGRIYFDDIVFSQFADDRHQYQSFQAPFVKKDQEINSDHWMPHLKLMGLIDQAVADEVSEVDQQSIARLKSNLDEEVNVVSKRTYAEALASLESLGLMYKQGIITSLPLKLAVQYKTIHYKRAKNLQIKAVDFDAFWIYQLELARSWRTANDDDKYLFEELFIAGLRYTRDQGFQCGSSQGTLHHLGYQFRNYVRAMYIARDLIASHHLLGEVYRDLCWFMNAGEVYADESQFKANIDYLNTIAIHRLMALSICPDQTKAYRNIELFSYHLGKTLSYTDERGVFKIDGTSWHHRGHYPAYGVGAFTSVGKLFQAFHGTSFSIWSEGHSNFRRALLASRVYSQKFDWGIGLSGRHPLHGNINGLKNSFLSLALAGTPDGRESLDKELAAAYRRLWGNVENAELAKVFEEEKIEAEVLSGNWAFPYADLMVHRRSSWMASVKGYSKNVWSSEIYTKDNRYGRYHSNGSVQIMKEGNEADGYVEAGWDWCRVPGATVIEYPAEKLEPKKDSTLMYMSGSSFAGSLKVNDNGVFAMYLNSMGLEGRLKAFKSVFAFGDRLICLGSQVRSREEVYPTSTVLFQHASEDSVKLENSFGISADVQVPEQNIQVKQGDWLKDGKGNLYHFLEAADLNVRIKKQRSPNNKYSMRRDDMHRGRLGQEKFGEGLFASAVIDHGKNPRGGSYAYEVWPDAILRDGVKTKILRRDSKVHAIYDTQSKTLAMAVFDKVEFEKLIIKKVSNPCLITMQRSQEGITLSVADPDVNDALAEDKKRLSGRSLVSKINLILKGEWASEEPGLVVNYDRGVSLLEIECKSGLSRSLSLKEIK from the coding sequence ATGAAAAACATTTATTTATCAATCTGTGTAATTTTATTATTCGCATCATGTCGAACAGAAACCCAAGCGCCTTCTAAGTCTCAAAGAACTGAGGATGTCGGCTATGAAACAGATGTAGATTCAAAGATTTACCAAGCTTGGAAAAAGAAAGCGGATAAACGCAGTGTCTTTTCTTTTGAGAGTGATGATGATTTTTATTACTTCACAGCGGAGAACTCCTCTATTTCTGCGAGTAAAAGAAAAATCCAGTTTGGTGAAAGATCATTTCAATGGGATTGGAAAAAGAATGCTCAATTAGAAGTGAATGGAATTCGTGCGCTCAATAAAGAAGAAAGTAAGGTTGTAGGGCAGGGGTCAGCACAGAGTCCAACTTTTATCATGAGCTTATACAATGAAAAAGCGATAGATGAGAAAATGAATTTCACTTTCTTTGGTCCCGAAGGTGAGCAAGCAGATTTCGATTTAAACCTAAATTTTGTGGGTTGGCGAACTCTATGGATTCCTTTTTACGACATGCGAGGGGGCCCAAGTAAGAAACGTCAAGAATTTGAAATTGATACTTGCATTATAAAAGCCCCTCAAGGCAGTGATGGTGGACGAATTTATTTCGATGATATCGTATTTTCGCAGTTTGCTGATGATCGTCATCAGTATCAGTCATTCCAAGCGCCTTTTGTAAAAAAGGATCAAGAGATAAATAGCGATCATTGGATGCCTCATTTAAAGCTGATGGGACTCATTGATCAAGCAGTAGCTGATGAAGTCAGTGAAGTTGATCAGCAAAGTATTGCAAGATTGAAATCCAATTTAGATGAAGAAGTTAATGTAGTGTCGAAACGCACTTATGCAGAAGCATTGGCTAGTTTAGAGAGTTTAGGTTTGATGTATAAGCAGGGTATCATTACCAGCTTGCCTTTGAAGCTAGCAGTTCAGTATAAAACTATTCATTATAAAAGAGCTAAAAATCTACAAATAAAAGCGGTGGATTTTGATGCTTTTTGGATTTATCAATTAGAGTTGGCAAGGTCTTGGCGGACAGCAAATGATGATGACAAATACTTATTTGAAGAACTTTTTATAGCGGGATTGAGGTATACTCGCGACCAAGGATTTCAGTGCGGAAGCTCACAGGGGACACTGCATCACTTGGGTTATCAATTCCGCAATTACGTGAGGGCCATGTATATAGCACGAGATTTAATTGCTTCACATCATTTATTGGGAGAGGTTTACCGTGATCTTTGCTGGTTTATGAATGCAGGAGAAGTATATGCAGACGAAAGTCAATTTAAAGCGAATATTGATTATCTTAATACAATAGCCATTCATCGACTCATGGCCTTGTCGATCTGTCCCGACCAAACAAAAGCTTATAGGAATATAGAGCTATTTAGTTATCATTTGGGAAAAACGTTATCTTATACTGATGAGCGTGGAGTTTTTAAAATTGACGGTACCTCCTGGCATCACCGAGGGCATTATCCTGCTTATGGTGTAGGTGCATTTACCAGTGTGGGGAAACTTTTTCAGGCATTTCACGGAACAAGTTTTAGCATATGGTCAGAGGGGCACAGCAATTTCCGTCGAGCCCTGCTTGCGTCAAGAGTATACTCCCAAAAATTTGATTGGGGAATTGGGCTTTCTGGGCGTCATCCTTTACATGGTAATATTAACGGACTGAAGAATAGCTTTTTAAGTTTAGCTCTAGCAGGGACTCCTGATGGTCGTGAGAGCTTGGATAAAGAACTTGCCGCAGCGTATAGACGTCTCTGGGGAAATGTAGAGAATGCGGAGCTCGCAAAAGTTTTTGAAGAGGAGAAGATAGAAGCGGAAGTTTTAAGTGGCAACTGGGCTTTTCCTTATGCAGACTTGATGGTGCATCGCCGTTCTAGTTGGATGGCATCGGTGAAAGGCTATAGTAAAAACGTGTGGTCATCTGAGATATATACTAAGGATAATCGCTATGGGCGCTATCATTCCAATGGCAGTGTCCAGATTATGAAAGAAGGTAATGAGGCCGATGGCTATGTTGAAGCGGGTTGGGATTGGTGTCGGGTACCGGGTGCTACAGTCATTGAATATCCCGCGGAAAAATTGGAGCCCAAAAAAGATTCAACACTGATGTATATGTCTGGCTCTTCTTTTGCGGGCTCACTCAAAGTGAATGATAATGGTGTTTTTGCTATGTATCTAAATAGTATGGGCTTAGAAGGGCGTTTAAAAGCATTTAAATCTGTCTTTGCCTTTGGAGATCGGCTGATTTGTCTAGGGAGTCAGGTACGCAGTCGCGAAGAGGTTTATCCCACGAGTACAGTTTTATTTCAGCATGCTTCAGAGGATAGTGTAAAGCTTGAAAATAGTTTTGGAATAAGTGCTGACGTTCAGGTGCCAGAGCAAAATATTCAAGTGAAACAGGGCGATTGGCTTAAAGATGGTAAGGGCAATCTATACCATTTTCTAGAAGCGGCAGATCTGAATGTACGCATTAAAAAACAAAGAAGTCCCAATAATAAATATTCTATGAGGCGAGATGATATGCACCGTGGTCGTTTAGGGCAAGAGAAGTTTGGGGAAGGTTTGTTTGCATCGGCCGTTATTGATCATGGGAAAAACCCCCGTGGCGGAAGCTATGCTTATGAGGTTTGGCCTGACGCTATATTGCGGGATGGAGTGAAGACAAAAATATTACGAAGAGATAGCAAGGTGCATGCAATATACGATACTCAGTCAAAAACTTTAGCAATGGCGGTTTTTGATAAAGTTGAATTTGAAAAACTAATAATTAAGAAAGTTTCTAATCCCTGTTTAATCACGATGCAAAGGTCGCAAGAAGGTATCACACTTTCTGTAGCCGATCCAGATGTGAATGATGCCTTGGCTGAGGACAAAAAACGGCTTTCTGGCAGAAGTTTAGTATCAAAGATAAATTTGATCTTGAAAGGTGAGTGGGCGAGTGAGGAGCCTGGGCTAGTGGTGAACTATGATAGAGGTGTGAGTCTATTGGAGATTGAATGTAAGTCTGGTCTTAGTAGATCTTTAAGTTTAAAAGAAATTAAATAA
- a CDS encoding sulfatase-like hydrolase/transferase, with the protein MKNILQNLSRVHIQISIKSHILVLCTLFGFYLSALEHPNIILMVADDHGCADISVLGIHDDVETPAIDRLINEGTYYTHAYANAPICNVSRTALMTGIHQAKLGAYWYSNPGMKHKTSASLAEFLQGQAYATGYVGKVHYGSSDPHSVDFPLNHGFDEFFGFCGGRKHYLSHDDELESEFIAGQKRANRSSANPVKGGTSLAKFETLKKGSFWRNKQKVEVKGFATEIFGKEARTFIKKHKQDKFFLHLSFNAVHNFTHQLPKSYLSKHKLNSVQDWDPEKEDYLEWYKKGRYPNNPQGREYYLGHLEYMDREIGKILDILSDLEIKEKTMIIYASDNGGSTPIYASNGALRGSKYTLYEGGIRIPLIIVYAKGFRNTRLDQKVSLLDIYPTIVELLGEEKKDFLDGVALQLLDDKERNFFWHSGHEKAMLRGDWKYKSVSNNDDAKLEMVELELGEFLYDLEKDPGEKINLINDYPEKVNEMRRRFKAWEKTLVQKD; encoded by the coding sequence ATGAAAAATATTTTACAGAATTTGAGCAGAGTACATATTCAAATTTCTATCAAGTCGCACATACTTGTTTTGTGTACTCTGTTCGGATTCTATTTAAGTGCATTAGAACATCCGAATATTATCCTCATGGTAGCAGATGATCACGGCTGTGCTGATATTTCTGTTTTGGGGATTCATGATGATGTAGAAACACCCGCGATAGACAGACTCATCAATGAAGGTACTTACTACACTCATGCTTATGCGAACGCTCCTATTTGTAACGTATCAAGAACAGCATTGATGACAGGTATTCATCAAGCAAAACTCGGAGCTTATTGGTATAGTAACCCTGGAATGAAACATAAAACAAGTGCAAGCTTGGCAGAATTTTTACAGGGCCAAGCTTACGCCACGGGCTATGTGGGAAAAGTTCATTATGGAAGTAGTGATCCTCATTCTGTGGATTTCCCTTTAAATCACGGTTTTGATGAATTTTTTGGCTTTTGCGGAGGGCGCAAGCATTATTTATCTCATGATGATGAATTAGAGAGCGAATTTATCGCAGGACAAAAGCGAGCAAATCGCTCAAGTGCCAATCCCGTCAAAGGAGGCACGAGCCTTGCAAAATTTGAGACATTAAAGAAAGGGAGTTTTTGGAGGAATAAGCAGAAAGTTGAAGTCAAAGGTTTTGCGACGGAGATTTTTGGTAAAGAAGCTCGAACTTTTATAAAAAAGCATAAGCAGGATAAATTTTTTCTGCACTTATCGTTTAATGCGGTGCACAACTTTACTCATCAGCTGCCGAAAAGCTATTTGAGTAAGCATAAGCTTAATAGTGTACAGGATTGGGACCCCGAAAAAGAAGATTATCTGGAGTGGTATAAAAAAGGACGTTATCCCAATAATCCTCAGGGTCGTGAGTACTATCTAGGCCATCTCGAATATATGGATCGTGAAATTGGCAAAATTTTAGATATCTTAAGTGATTTGGAAATAAAAGAAAAAACGATGATTATTTACGCCAGTGACAATGGTGGATCCACGCCAATTTATGCCTCAAATGGAGCCTTACGAGGGAGTAAATATACCTTATACGAAGGAGGGATACGGATTCCTTTGATTATTGTTTACGCTAAGGGTTTTCGAAATACAAGACTTGATCAAAAAGTAAGTCTTTTAGATATATATCCTACTATTGTAGAGCTTTTAGGCGAAGAGAAAAAAGATTTTTTAGATGGTGTTGCTCTGCAGTTATTAGATGATAAAGAGCGTAACTTTTTTTGGCATAGTGGGCATGAGAAAGCGATGCTCCGGGGTGACTGGAAGTATAAATCGGTGAGTAATAATGATGATGCAAAACTAGAAATGGTGGAGCTCGAATTAGGTGAGTTCCTCTACGATTTAGAAAAAGATCCTGGAGAAAAAATCAATTTAATTAATGATTACCCCGAGAAGGTGAACGAAATGCGTCGCCGTTTTAAAGCTTGGGAAAAAACTTTAGTCCAAAAAGATTAA
- a CDS encoding metal ABC transporter permease, with the protein MMELFKELLPGGFLFWPFLAGLVGSFSFGVVGSYVYVRKLSYVATAIGHSSIAGIGITYFIQDKTGWLMHPFIGGAFFTILMALFIGFCTLRNEEKGDSVISSTMVVSMALGLILLHMVENVQTLSTTAIFFGDIMFVTKQDVIVILWVNAVVIFCGVVFYNKLKMVCFDEEYARLRGVNSAFYYYLLLSIISLSVIAMTVIVGIVLVIALMTLPAVTAALLSKRLWQCMVWASILCLVSVTLGFICSISWDIPTGPCIVLISSALYVFVYVITSVFLKTAKA; encoded by the coding sequence ATGATGGAATTATTTAAAGAATTGCTTCCGGGCGGCTTTCTCTTTTGGCCCTTTTTAGCAGGCCTAGTGGGGAGTTTTTCATTTGGGGTTGTGGGTTCCTACGTTTATGTTCGTAAGCTTTCCTATGTAGCGACAGCTATCGGCCACAGTTCTATTGCGGGTATAGGTATTACTTATTTTATTCAGGATAAAACGGGCTGGTTGATGCATCCCTTTATTGGAGGCGCATTTTTTACGATATTGATGGCCTTATTTATTGGTTTTTGTACTTTGCGTAATGAAGAAAAAGGCGATTCAGTTATTTCATCGACAATGGTCGTGAGCATGGCCTTGGGTTTGATATTACTACACATGGTAGAGAATGTGCAGACCTTATCTACCACGGCTATATTTTTTGGGGATATCATGTTTGTAACCAAGCAAGATGTAATTGTGATCTTATGGGTGAATGCCGTGGTGATTTTCTGTGGGGTGGTGTTTTACAACAAGCTAAAAATGGTATGTTTTGATGAGGAATATGCGCGCTTACGAGGTGTGAATTCAGCTTTTTATTATTATCTATTACTCAGTATTATTTCATTGTCAGTAATAGCGATGACTGTTATTGTAGGTATCGTTTTAGTGATTGCCTTAATGACTCTACCTGCTGTGACAGCAGCTTTGTTGAGTAAGCGCTTATGGCAATGCATGGTGTGGGCATCGATTTTGTGTTTGGTATCGGTAACCCTAGGTTTTATTTGTAGTATTAGCTGGGATATTCCTACTGGGCCTTGCATCGTTTTGATTTCATCGGCGCTTTATGTATTTGTTTACGTCATTACAAGCGTTTTCCTGAAGACGGCAAAAGCCTAG
- a CDS encoding metal ABC transporter ATP-binding protein produces the protein MFFSYGDKNILQDINLEVKHGENICVIGPNGGGKTTLLKLLLGFLRPGSGTVKIFGTAAHHTCDQIGYVPQHVKLNGNFPITVKEVVLMGCHLHSIFSRHKKACHDQAQEAMEFMRIGDLGKQQFNSLSGGQRQRVLIARAIASHPALLLLDEPTANVDPGSAEDFRELISKLKGQATVLTVSHDISFITGDINRAFVVNRNLQDLSAADIHEDKLMSYYRGTGQ, from the coding sequence ATGTTTTTTTCTTATGGAGATAAAAATATTCTTCAAGATATCAATTTAGAGGTTAAACACGGAGAGAATATTTGCGTCATTGGTCCGAACGGTGGAGGCAAGACGACTCTGCTCAAGTTATTATTAGGCTTTTTGCGCCCTGGCTCTGGAACGGTTAAAATTTTTGGTACTGCCGCCCATCATACTTGTGATCAAATTGGTTACGTACCACAGCACGTGAAGCTCAATGGCAATTTTCCGATTACAGTGAAAGAAGTCGTTTTAATGGGCTGTCACTTACACTCGATTTTTAGCCGTCATAAAAAAGCTTGCCATGATCAGGCTCAAGAGGCCATGGAGTTTATGCGTATAGGGGATTTGGGCAAGCAGCAATTTAATAGTCTCTCGGGAGGTCAACGTCAGCGCGTATTGATTGCTCGAGCAATCGCATCTCATCCTGCGTTATTATTGCTTGATGAACCGACTGCAAATGTAGATCCGGGCTCGGCAGAAGATTTTCGTGAGCTGATTAGTAAGCTTAAGGGGCAGGCGACTGTTCTAACTGTATCACATGATATTTCTTTTATCACGGGTGATATTAACCGTGCCTTTGTAGTGAATCGAAACCTACAAGATTTATCAGCCGCGGATATCCATGAAGATAAGCTGATGAGCTATTACCGGGGTACGGGTCAATGA
- a CDS encoding metal ABC transporter substrate-binding protein yields the protein MKYLFCIITLLSFQVFGLNKVTIEVSIPPLQSLAKSIGGKWVTVNSLMSETLDPHSFSVSPGQISQVRQADLLLVVGSMDFEHKLIKLREETLNLAVNINIENEHLWLDIYFLRSAAKSVAKAIISKKSATRVDVEKNLTAYLKRLDECEKLIKEKRKKITQPMFYSYHGVFYYLAKEHDLQEVYIQVNQKTPTPRELLSIINKAKKDKVKVIFMQEQFNDRPAKMIASRTGAKIIKINPLQKDPLALLKLAIESL from the coding sequence ATGAAGTATCTATTTTGTATAATTACCCTTCTAAGTTTTCAAGTATTCGGACTTAATAAAGTGACTATAGAAGTGTCCATTCCTCCATTGCAGAGCTTGGCGAAAAGTATCGGTGGTAAATGGGTGACCGTAAATAGTTTAATGAGCGAGACTCTTGATCCTCATAGCTTTAGTGTTAGTCCCGGACAAATTTCTCAAGTTCGTCAAGCGGATCTTTTATTGGTCGTGGGCTCAATGGACTTTGAGCACAAATTGATAAAACTACGGGAAGAGACACTAAATTTAGCGGTCAATATCAATATTGAAAATGAGCATCTATGGCTCGATATATATTTTTTAAGATCGGCGGCAAAGTCAGTGGCCAAAGCCATAATTAGTAAAAAGAGTGCAACTAGGGTCGATGTAGAAAAGAATTTGACCGCTTATTTAAAACGCTTAGACGAATGTGAGAAATTAATCAAAGAGAAGCGCAAAAAAATCACACAACCCATGTTTTATTCTTACCATGGTGTCTTTTATTATCTTGCCAAAGAGCACGATTTACAAGAAGTTTATATTCAGGTCAATCAGAAAACCCCAACTCCTAGAGAACTCTTAAGCATCATTAATAAAGCCAAAAAAGATAAAGTTAAAGTTATTTTCATGCAAGAGCAATTTAATGATCGTCCAGCCAAGATGATTGCTTCGAGAACAGGAGCGAAAATCATTAAAATTAATCCTTTGCAAAAAGATCCTCTCGCACTTCTCAAGTTAGCGATCGAGTCTCTCTAG